A region of Lycium barbarum isolate Lr01 chromosome 1, ASM1917538v2, whole genome shotgun sequence DNA encodes the following proteins:
- the LOC132611003 gene encoding uncharacterized protein LOC132611003, with amino-acid sequence MGREIRRIASFGVRLDETEDGELVGITPSQSDIVERIKSKQYEDGLLRQELLVEAYSYEYSVHLVSTEMYKDLKQHYWWKSIKVDISNFVANWLNCQQIDGQAERNIQTLEDMLRACAIDFDGNWDEHLPLVEFTYNNSYQPSIQKASYEALYGRHCRCPIGWFDPIEVELLGPDSVRQAIKKVNLIVQ; translated from the exons ATGGGCAGAGAAATCCGGCGAATCGCTAGCTTTGGAGTCcgacttgatgaaactgaagatggggagttagtgggaatcacaccCTCTCAATCTGATATTGTGGAGAGAATCAAGTCCAAGCAATACGAAGATGGACTGCTA CGACAGGAATTGTTGGTGGAGGCATATAGTTATGAATACTCTGTGCATTTGGTATCCACAGAGATGTATAAAGATTTgaagcaacactattggtggaagagcataaAGGTTGATATCTCTAACTTTGTAGCTAATTGgttgaactgtcaacag atagACGGGCAGGCAGAGAGAAATATACAAACTCTGGAAGACATGTTGCGAGCTTGTGCAATTGATTTtgatggtaattgggatgaacatcTACCTCTTGTGGAATTcacgtacaacaatagttatcaacCAAGTATCCAGAAGGCTTCGTATGAAGCACTTTATGGGAGGCATTGTAGAtgtccaattgggtggtttgaccCTATTGAAGTAGAACTATTGGGTCCTGACTCAGTTCGACAAGCAATAAAGAAGGTGAACCTCATTGTGCAATga